In Oryza sativa Japonica Group chromosome 2, ASM3414082v1, the following are encoded in one genomic region:
- the LOC9266140 gene encoding cysteine synthase-like isoform X1: MQEGRKGVPSLLSSQGECIASNITQLIGWTPLIELKNIAKKDGIAARLVGKIEPYQPLSSVKDRSALRLIEDAEERGLISPGITTLAGVTSGNLGIGVAFVAAQKGYKFIAVMPAKLSIDKQILLRYLGVEVILVDPALNGFKGLLDRVEQLKKDMENVFVIDQFTNPANPDAHFRWTGPEIWKDTAGKVDIFVAASGSGGTVTGVGRYLKMKNPSIKLICVEPAESAVISGGEPAFHNIQGIGPGFIPEILDRSQIDEIVTVTTQEAMDMARRLAREEGLLVGISSGANAAAILKVAAREENKGKMIVTMFSSGGERYLNSELFAQVKEECININKAFC, from the exons ATGCaggaaggaaggaaaggggTGCCATCTCTGCTCTCATCTCAGGGAGAATGCATTGCATCCAACATCACACAG CTGATTGGTTGGACACCACTGATAGAATTGAAGAATATTGCTAAGAAAGATGGCATAGCTGCTCGGCTGGTTGGGAAGATTGAGCCATACCAACCCCTTTCCTCTGTGAAGGATCGGAGTGCTCTCAG ATTGATCGAAGATGCAGAGGAGAGAGGCTTAATCTCACCTGGCATCACAACACTAGCAGGGGTCACAAGCGGCAATCTTGGTATCGGAGTGGCGTTTGTTGCTGCTCAGAAAGGTTACAAATTCATTGCTGTCATGCCTGCTAAACTCTCGATAGATAAACAAATCCTGTTGAGATACCTGGGAGTTGAAGTGATTTTGGTTG ACCCTGCACTGAATGGATTCAAGGGGCTACTTGATAGAGTTGAACAGCTGAAGAAGGATATGGAGAATGTGTTTGTTATAGATCAATTCACCAATCCTGCTAATCCTGATGCGCACTTCAGATGGACAG GACCTGAAATATGGAAAGATACAGCAGGCAAAGTGGATATATTTGTAGCTGCATCTGGTTCAGGAGGCACAGTGACAGGCGTAGGGAGGTATCTCAAGATGAAGAATCCATCCATAAAGCTGATATGTGTTGAACCAGCTGAAAGTGCAGTAATTTCAG GAGGTGAACCAGCATTCCATAACATCCAAGGCATAGGTCCAGGATTTATCCCAGAAATATTGGACAGATCACAAATAGATGAGATAGTAACAGTGACCACTCAAGAAGCTATGGACATGGCAAGAAGGTTGGCAAGGGAAGAAGGATTGCTCGTTGGAATATCTTCAGGAGCCAACGCAGCTGCCATCTTGAAG GTTGCAGCAAGGGAGGAGAACAAGGGAAAGATGATCGTGACGATGTTCTCCAGTGGTGGGGAGAGATACCTGAATTCGGAGCTATTTGCGCAGGTGAAGGAGGAATGCATCAACATCAACAAGGCATTCTGCTGA
- the LOC9266140 gene encoding cysteine synthase-like isoform X2 codes for MQEGRKGVPSLLSSQGECIASNITQLIGWTPLIELKNIAKKDGIAARLVGKIEPYQPLSSVKDRSALRLIEDAEERGLISPGITTLAGVTSGNLGIGVAFVAAQKDPALNGFKGLLDRVEQLKKDMENVFVIDQFTNPANPDAHFRWTGPEIWKDTAGKVDIFVAASGSGGTVTGVGRYLKMKNPSIKLICVEPAESAVISGGEPAFHNIQGIGPGFIPEILDRSQIDEIVTVTTQEAMDMARRLAREEGLLVGISSGANAAAILKVAAREENKGKMIVTMFSSGGERYLNSELFAQVKEECININKAFC; via the exons ATGCaggaaggaaggaaaggggTGCCATCTCTGCTCTCATCTCAGGGAGAATGCATTGCATCCAACATCACACAG CTGATTGGTTGGACACCACTGATAGAATTGAAGAATATTGCTAAGAAAGATGGCATAGCTGCTCGGCTGGTTGGGAAGATTGAGCCATACCAACCCCTTTCCTCTGTGAAGGATCGGAGTGCTCTCAG ATTGATCGAAGATGCAGAGGAGAGAGGCTTAATCTCACCTGGCATCACAACACTAGCAGGGGTCACAAGCGGCAATCTTGGTATCGGAGTGGCGTTTGTTGCTGCTCAGAAAG ACCCTGCACTGAATGGATTCAAGGGGCTACTTGATAGAGTTGAACAGCTGAAGAAGGATATGGAGAATGTGTTTGTTATAGATCAATTCACCAATCCTGCTAATCCTGATGCGCACTTCAGATGGACAG GACCTGAAATATGGAAAGATACAGCAGGCAAAGTGGATATATTTGTAGCTGCATCTGGTTCAGGAGGCACAGTGACAGGCGTAGGGAGGTATCTCAAGATGAAGAATCCATCCATAAAGCTGATATGTGTTGAACCAGCTGAAAGTGCAGTAATTTCAG GAGGTGAACCAGCATTCCATAACATCCAAGGCATAGGTCCAGGATTTATCCCAGAAATATTGGACAGATCACAAATAGATGAGATAGTAACAGTGACCACTCAAGAAGCTATGGACATGGCAAGAAGGTTGGCAAGGGAAGAAGGATTGCTCGTTGGAATATCTTCAGGAGCCAACGCAGCTGCCATCTTGAAG GTTGCAGCAAGGGAGGAGAACAAGGGAAAGATGATCGTGACGATGTTCTCCAGTGGTGGGGAGAGATACCTGAATTCGGAGCTATTTGCGCAGGTGAAGGAGGAATGCATCAACATCAACAAGGCATTCTGCTGA
- the LOC107280158 gene encoding receptor-like protein kinase HSL1, translating to MANKRYASFFLFFMMPFSLLHKSYPQLVNQSSDEHQILLEIKRHWGSSPVLGRWSSNSAAHCNWGGITCTDGVVTGISLPNQTFIKPIPPSICLLKNLTHLDVSYNNISSPFPTMLYNCSNLKYLDLSNNAFAGKLPNDINSLPALLEHLNLSSNHFTGRIPPSIGLFPRLKSLLLDTNQFDGRYPAEDISNLADLERLTLAVNPFVPAPFPMEFGRLTRLTYLWLSNMNITGEIPESLSSLRELNVLDLSSNKIQGKIPRWIWQHKKLQILYLYANRFTGEIESNITALNLVEIDVSANELTGTIPDGFGKMTNLTLLFLYFNKLSGSIPPSVGLLPKLTDIRLFNNMLSGSLPSELGKHSPLANLEVSNNNLSGELPEGLCFNRKLYSIVVFNNSFSGKLPSSLDGCYPLQNLMLYNNNFSGEFPRSLWSVVTDQLSVVMIQNNNFSGTFPKQLPWNFTRLDISNNRFSGPIPTLAGKMKVFRAANNLLSGEIPWDLTGISQVRLVDLSGNQISGSLPTTIGVLMRLNTLYLSGNQISGNIPAGFGFITGLNDLDLSSNKLSGEIPKDSNKLLLSFLNLSMNQLTGEIPTSLQNKAYEQSFLFNLGLCVSSSNSLQNFPICRARANINKDLFGKHIALISAVASIILLVSAVAGFMLLRRKKHLQDHLSWKLTPFHVLHFTANDILSGLCEQNWIGSGRSGKVYRVYAGDRTSGGRMMAVKKIWNMQNIDNKLEKDFLAEVQILGEIRHTNIVKLLCCISSSEAKLLIYEYMENGSLHQWLHQRERIGVPGPLDWPTRLQIAIDSARGLCYMHHHCSPPIVHRDVKCANILLDHNFRAKMADFGLAKILLKAGDDESFSAIAGTFGYMAPEYGHRLKVNEKIDVYSFGVVLLEIITGRVANDGGEYYCLAQWAWRQYQEYGLSVDLLDEGIRDPTHVEDALEVFTLAVICTGEHPSMRPSMKDVLNILIQFDRKSTRIQGSLKHAVSDETTLLES from the exons ATGGCCAACAAACGGTACGCAAGCTTCTTCCTGTTCTTTATGATGCCATTTTCTCTCCTGCACAAATCGTACCCGCAGTTGGTGAATCAATCTAGTGATGAACACCAAATCCTCCTTGAGATCAAGAGACACTGGGGGAGCTCACCTGTTTTAGGTAGATGGAGCTCCAATTCTGCTGCTCACTGCAATTGGGGAGGAATCACATGCACAGATGGTGTGGTGACTGGCATCTCTCTACCAAATCAAACCTTCATCAAACCAATTCCTCCCTCCATTTGCCTCCTCAAGAACCTCACCCACTTGGATGTCTCCTACAACAACATATCCTCTCCATTCCCTACAATGCTCTACAATTGCTCCAATCTCAAGTACCTTGACCTTTCGAACAACGCCTTTGCTGGGAAGCTCCCAAATGATATAAATAGTCTACCAGCGCTGCTCGAGCATCTCAACCTTTCATCTAATCACTTCACTGGCAGAATTCCACCATCAATTGGACTGTTCCCAAGGCTGAAGTCGCTGCTCCTTGACACCAATCAGTTTGATGGGAGGTACCCAGCTGAGGATATCAGCAATCTTGCTGACCTTGAGAGGCTGACACTAGCAGTCAATCCATTTGTCCCGGCTCCCTTTCCAATGGAGTTTGGTAGGTTGACACGTCTGACTTACTTGTGGCTGtcaaatatgaatattaccGGTGAAATCCCTGAAAGCCTATCCAGCCTCAGAGAGCTCAACGTCTTGGACTTATCATCGAACAAGATCCAAGGAAAAATTCCAAGGTGGATCTGGCAACATAAGAAACTTCAGATTCTGTACCTGTATGCAAACAGATTCACCGGTGAGATTGAATCCAACATCACAGCCTTGAACTTGGTGGAGATTGATGTTTCTGCAAATGAGTTAACAGGAACAATACCAGATGGATTTGGTAAGATGACCAACCTTACCTTATTGTTTCTCTACTTTAACAAGCTGAGTGGATCAATACCACCAAGCGTTGGGCTGCTGCCAAAGCTTACTGACATTCGGTTATTCAATAACATGCTCTCTGGATCGCTCCCATCAGAGCTTGGTAAGCACTCACCACTGGCCAATCTTGAGGTCTCCAATAATAACCTCTCTGGGGAGCTACCAGAAGGCCTCTGCTTCAACAGGAAGCTATATAGCATTGTTGTGTTCAATAACAGCTTTTCTGGAAAACTTCCATCTTCATTGGATGGTTGCTATCCGTTGCAAAATTTGATGTTGTACAATAATAATTTTTCTGGAGAGTTCCCCAGGAGCCTTTGGTCAGTGGTGACAGATCAGCTAAGTGTAGTTATGATACAGAACAACAATTTCTCTGGCACATTCCCCAAACAGCTCCCATGGAACTTCACACGTCTTGACATCAGCAACAACAGATTCTCAGGTCCCATTCCAACATTGGCAGGCAAAATGAAAGTATTCAGAGCAGCAAACAACTTGCTCTCTGGTGAAATTCCCTGGGATCTGACAGGCATTTCACAAGTCAGATTGGTTGATCTTTCTGGGAATCAAATTAGTGGCTCACTACCCACGACAATTGGAGTGCTGATGAGGCTAAACACACTTTACCTAAGTGGAAATCAGATATCTGGTAATATCCCAGCAGGGTTTGGGTTTATTACAGGGCTGAACGACCTAGACCTCTCATCGAATAAGCTATCTGGTGAGATCCCGAAGGATTCTAATAAGCTGCTGCTCAGTTTTCTGAATCTCTCTATGAACCAACTCACTGGGGAAATTCCGACATCATTGCAAAACAAAGCATATGAGCAGAGCTTCCTATTCAACCTAGGCCTCTGTGTCTCATCGAGCAATTCACTCCAAAATTTCCCTATCTGCAGGGCAAGAGCAAACATCAACAAGGATCTGTTCGGAAAGCATATAGCCCTCATTTCTGCTGTTGCCAGCATTATACTCTTGGTTTCGGCAGTGGCTGGTTTCATGCTCTTAAGAAGGAAAAAGCATCTACAAGATCACTTGTCATGGAAGTTAACACCCTTCCACGTATTGCATTTCACCGCAAATGACATTCTTTCTGGGCTCTGCGAGCAGAATTGGATTGGAAGTGGCAGGTCTGGCAAGGTGTACCGGGTTTATGCTGGAGATAGAACAAGTGGTGGCAGGATGATGGCTGTCAAAAAGATATGGAACATGCAAAATATTGATAACAAGCTGGAGAAGGACTTCCTTGCAGAGGTTCAGATATTGGGAGAGATCAGGCACACAAACATTGTCAAGCTTCTATGCTGCATCTCAAGTTCAGAGGCAAAGCTTCTGATCTACGAGTACATGGAAAACGGCAGCCTACATCAATGGCTTCACCAGAGGGAAAGAATTGGTGTGCCAGGACCTCTGGATTGGCCAACAAGATTGCAAATTGCCATCGACTCAGCGAGAGGCCTTTGCTACATGCATCACCATTGCTCGCCTCCCATAGTGCATCGAGATGTCAAGTGTGCCAACATCCTTCTGGATCACAACTTCAGAGCAAAGATGGCAGATTTTGGGCTTGCAAAGATTCTTCTCAAAGCTGGAGACGACGAGTCATTTTCTGCTATAGCTGGAACTTTTGGCTACATGGCACCAG AATATGGACATCGGCTCAAGGTAAACGAGAAGATCGATGTCTACAGCTTTGGTGTGGTCCTTCTGGAAATCATAACTGGTCGAGTGGCAAATGATGGTGGAGAGTACTATTGCTTGGCACAATGGGCATGGAGGCAGTACCAAGAATATGGTTTGTCAGTTGATCTTCTCGATGAGGGAATCAGAGACCCAACCCATGTTGAGGACGCATTGGAGGTGTTTACACTTGCTGTGATTTGTACTGGGGAGCATCCTTCAATGCGGCCATCAATGAAAGACGTACTGAATATTCTTATCCAATTTGACCGTAAATCTACAAGGATTCAGGGTAGCTTGAAACATGCTGTCTCTGATGAAACAACACTTCTTGAATCCTAG